In the Rhizobium sp. CB3090 genome, one interval contains:
- a CDS encoding chloride channel protein, whose protein sequence is MHPIYRKSKLLRRSRVFWGSIRLWRPRLVFWTGALAIGVISVGFAKFADLAQHAFARVTSSGEWTWLLPLVLTPLGFVLSAWLAATLFPNSQGSGIPQAIAARHLHHEEDRTKLLSLRLAFGKIMLTILGLFCGASIGREGPTVQVGASFMLAVARFGGMAQAKGLILAGSAAGIAAAFNTPLAGIVFAIEEMSRTYESRANGLVLTAVILSGLAALGLSGSYNYFGTANAAPAALADWGLVFICGVGGGALGAAFSGFALYAGIRIRRWAQPQPLTRMLILAGCCGLAVAAIGVTSDGSTFGTGYAQARGAVEGHALPQLFFIEKLLAGFLSMISGIPGGIFAPSLAVGAGFGSTVGTLIGSSIALAAILGMAGYFAGVVQAPMTAFVIILEMTGDHQAVIPIMAVSMIGYVTSRLLSREPLYHGLSRVFIAAAIRARRAIEKEAGEEHAAG, encoded by the coding sequence ATGCATCCTATCTACCGCAAATCCAAACTCCTCCGCCGTTCTCGCGTTTTTTGGGGTTCGATCCGTCTTTGGCGGCCGCGGCTGGTGTTTTGGACGGGAGCCCTGGCAATCGGCGTGATCAGTGTCGGTTTTGCCAAATTCGCCGATCTGGCGCAGCACGCCTTCGCCCGAGTGACGAGTTCCGGGGAATGGACCTGGCTGTTGCCGCTCGTGCTGACGCCGCTCGGTTTCGTGCTCTCGGCTTGGCTTGCGGCGACGTTATTTCCGAATTCTCAAGGCAGCGGCATTCCGCAGGCGATCGCAGCACGGCATCTGCATCATGAAGAAGACCGCACGAAGCTGCTGTCGCTTCGGCTTGCCTTCGGGAAGATCATGTTGACCATTCTCGGGCTGTTCTGCGGCGCTTCGATCGGTCGCGAGGGACCGACGGTGCAGGTTGGCGCCTCCTTCATGCTGGCGGTTGCCCGCTTCGGCGGCATGGCGCAGGCCAAGGGCTTGATCCTTGCCGGCTCCGCGGCAGGCATTGCGGCAGCCTTCAACACGCCGCTCGCCGGCATCGTTTTTGCCATCGAGGAGATGAGCCGCACTTATGAATCGCGTGCCAATGGTCTGGTGCTCACTGCGGTCATTCTCTCCGGCCTCGCTGCCCTCGGGCTTTCCGGCAGCTACAATTATTTCGGCACGGCCAATGCAGCGCCGGCCGCACTTGCAGATTGGGGCCTCGTCTTCATCTGCGGTGTCGGCGGGGGCGCGCTCGGGGCGGCTTTCAGCGGTTTTGCGCTCTATGCCGGCATACGCATCCGCCGATGGGCCCAGCCCCAGCCCCTCACGCGCATGCTGATACTCGCCGGCTGCTGCGGCCTCGCGGTGGCCGCCATCGGCGTCACGTCCGACGGCAGCACGTTCGGCACCGGCTATGCTCAGGCGCGCGGCGCCGTGGAGGGACATGCCCTGCCCCAGCTGTTCTTTATCGAAAAGCTGCTGGCGGGTTTCCTATCGATGATATCAGGCATTCCGGGCGGCATTTTCGCGCCCTCCCTTGCCGTCGGCGCCGGTTTCGGCAGCACGGTCGGCACGCTTATCGGCAGCAGCATCGCGCTGGCTGCGATCCTCGGCATGGCAGGTTATTTCGCAGGCGTCGTGCAGGCACCGATGACGGCCTTCGTCATCATCCTGGAAATGACTGGCGATCACCAGGCCGTCATCCCGATCATGGCGGTATCGATGATCGGCTATGTCACCTCGCGCCTCCTATCGCGCGAACCGCTCTATCACGGCCTGTCGCGCGTTTTCATCGCAGCGGCGATTCGGGCGCGGCGAGCGATCGAGAAGGAAGCTGGCGAGGAGCATGCCGCCGGCTGA
- a CDS encoding YlcI/YnfO family protein, giving the protein MKSASIPSLRVDPELRTAAESVLREGETLSAFVESSLRAQIHHRRTQEQFIARGLAAKDEAKRTGIYYNSGDVLEMLTAKLAKAKASGQK; this is encoded by the coding sequence ATGAAATCCGCTTCCATCCCATCGCTGCGCGTCGATCCGGAACTGCGCACGGCCGCCGAAAGCGTCCTCAGGGAGGGGGAGACGCTTTCCGCATTCGTCGAAAGTTCCCTGCGCGCTCAGATCCATCATCGGCGAACGCAGGAGCAGTTCATTGCACGTGGATTGGCGGCAAAGGATGAAGCGAAGCGGACAGGCATTTATTATAACTCGGGAGATGTTCTGGAAATGCTGACTGCCAAGCTTGCGAAGGCAAAAGCTTCCGGACAAAAATGA
- a CDS encoding type II toxin-antitoxin system RelE/ParE family toxin: protein MKYAIRYTAAAFEDFDRLYDYLIAKDIDLAERALEAIQKAIELLGDFPFTCRKVSADNSFLRELIIPFGSSGYVALFEIENDTTVTVLAVRHQREEDYH from the coding sequence ATGAAATATGCAATCCGCTACACCGCCGCGGCGTTCGAGGATTTCGATCGCCTGTACGATTATCTGATCGCAAAGGATATCGATCTTGCCGAGAGAGCTCTTGAGGCCATTCAAAAGGCGATCGAGCTGCTTGGCGATTTTCCCTTCACCTGTCGCAAAGTATCGGCCGATAATTCCTTTCTGCGCGAACTGATTATCCCTTTCGGTTCTTCCGGTTATGTTGCTCTTTTCGAAATTGAGAATGACACGACAGTGACCGTCCTCGCTGTCCGGCATCAGCGGGAAGAGGATTACCACTAA